In the Thermodesulfobacteriota bacterium genome, ACAAAAATGGTGCCTTGTGTCAATCCCCGTTGACAGGTTTTTGCGCATCTCCTTTTGCCGGCCACGCCGGCAGGTGTCATGGGCCAAGGCATTCCGTGGTGGGGTGACCGTGCGAGGTGGCAGGTATGAAGAGGAAAAGCGCGTTGGCCATCGCCGGGGCGGTGTGGCTGCTGTGTGGTCCGGCGCAAGCCCAGGTGTCCGGGGTGTGCAGCAACTGCCACACCATGCACAATTCCCAGAACGCGCAGCCGGTCAGCGACCGCGGGGATGTGGCCTTCGATCCCGGCGATGTGGACAACTACCAGGTGGTGAACCTGCTCGTCAACGCCTGCATCGGCTGCCATTCCTCGGCCGGAACCGACACCATCGTGAACGTGGGCAGCACCCGCATTCCCATCGTCTACAACACGGTGGAGCCGTCGCACCCTCTGGCGGCGGGCAACTTCTTCTACGTGGAAAACCGGGGCGATGAGTTCGGCCACAACGTGCGCAGCGAAGATTCGCATCTGACCCAGGCGCCGGGCAACACCGTTTACGGCTGCGGCTTCGAGGGCTGCCACTTCTCCCTCGCCTCCATCCGTTACGGCCCCGGACCCACGCCGCTGTTCAACCCGGTCATCGGCAACGGCTGCATCGGCTGCCACAACCCGGCCCATCACGCCAATGACCGCCAGCTGGTCCTGGCCGGCGGCGCCAAGTACGTGGACGAATCCGGCGGCGGCTACCGGTTTCTCAACAAGGCCGGCGCCAATTTCTGGGACATCCCGCCCCACAACAACCCCGGGGTCGCTGGCATCGAGGACCCGGACTGGGAATTCGCGCCCGCGGCCGCCAGCCACAACGAATACCAGGACAACCCGAAGCCCTTTGCGCCCGGCGCTTATGGCGGCAGGCCCGAGGGCATCAGCGACTTCTGCTCCGGCTGCCACATCGACTTCCACTCCTGGCCAGCGGGCGGCTCGCCCAACGGTACGACCAGCCCCTGGCTGCGCCACCCGGCGGGGGTGACCCTGCGTGCCGACGGTGAATACGCTGGCTACACGACCTACGATCCTGCTGTCCCGGTGGCGCGCAAGGACCACACTACCTTGAGCTCGGCCGCCGGACCGTCCCAGGCCGTCACCCCGGGCGAGGACAAGGTGATGTGTCTGTCGTGCCACCGCGCCCATGCCAGCCCCCATAAGGACATGCTGCGCTGGGAATACAGCGACATGGCCATCGACAGCGGCAGAACCCACGGCTGCTTCAGATGCCACACCACCAAGAACTAGACCGGCACCAGCCGCTTTGACATCGGCCCCGCGCGCGGTTACATTGCCTTGAGCCGGAAAGCCTCCGCTTTCCGGCTCAAGGTGCTTCATGAGCCCATCTCTTCCTCTTTACCCGATCTCGCCTGCGCATGCCGTTGCCGCCCCGGCCAATCCCTGGCTTCGGGAGCGCCACCATTTCTTCGTCCGCAATCTGGTTCAGGGCTTTGTCCGCGCCAAGGGGCGCTTCGATCGCCTTTACCAAGTCTTCCGGACCGATGGTGCGCTGGCCTTTGCCGAGCTGGCGGCCTGGGTCGGCCGTGAGGGACGCAAGGGCCCGTTGTGGGTGCTCAAGGATCTGGGCCACCAGCTGTGGCGGCAGCCGGGGGCGGAGGCGGACAGCCCGGCCAGCCTGCTGGACTGGCTCCTGGGCAGCATCTTTCACGAGGCCATGAAGCTCAAGGAGAACCTCTATATGGTGGAGGTGTACGGCCCGAAGATGGACGCCCTGGTGGCCTCGGCCGCCGGCCTGCTGTCGCCGGTGGAGTGCCGGGAGCTCTTGCACCGCACCGGCCTGGAGCTTGACCAGCAGATGGACCTCCTGGGCCGACTCTTCGGCCGCGCCTCCTACCTCTTGCGCGCCCTGCTGCCCTCCCTGGCCGACAACCCGCTGGTGATCCGCTTCCTGCTCGAAAACCGCGAGGCCGTGGAAGCGCTCTGGGGGGAGTCCCTGACTGCCATCCTGGCCGACCTGTTCCCGGCGGGCATCGAACAGGCCTATCTCATCGCCGCCGACAGCTACCGCCGCGGCCACTGGTACGAGGAGGCCCTCGGCTGGTACCGGGGAGCGCTGGCCGCAGCCCCGGAGTGCGAGGAAGCCCGGCGCCGGCTGTTCGAGCTGGGCTCCCTGGTGCAGCCGGCGATCCCTGCCCCCTGATCCCGCCAGCCTGCCTGGTTGTCGCCAGCGCTTAACAAACCGCCGCATTCTGGGCTACGATACAAGGGCTGCCGGCGGCGGCCGCCACCGGTCCGGTGGGGCCTGCCGCGCTCTGAGCCATTCTATCCTTTGGAATCTCCAGGAGGGAGAGCATCATGACCATCCGGATCGGCATCAACGGCTTCGGCCGCATCGGCCGCAACATCCTGCGGGCCATCGACACCGACCAGGCCTTCAGCGGTTGCGAGGTGGTGGCCATCAACGACCTCACCGACAACGCCACCCTGGCCCATCTGCTCCAATACGACTCGGTGATGGGCATCTTCCGGCGGACGGTGGAGAGCGACGACCGGGGCCTGGTGGTGGACGGCCGTCACATCGCGGTCTCCAACCAGAAGGAGCCGGCTGCCATCCCCTGGGGGAGCCTGGGCGTCGAGTACGTGGTGGAGGCCACCGGCCGCTTCACCGATGCCGCCACCGCCAAGGCCCACCTGGAGGCCGGGGCCAGAAAGGTCGTGATCAGCGCTCCGGCCAAGGGCGAGGTCAAGACCATCGTGATGGGGGTCAACGAGGACGAGTATGACCCGGTAAGCCACCACATCGTCTCCAACGCCTCGTGCACCACCAACTGCCTGGCACCCCTCGCCCGGGTGATCCTGGACAACTTCGGCATCCGGCGCGGGCTCATGACCACCGTGCATGCCTACACCAACGACCAGCGCATCCTGGACTTCCCGCACAAGGATCTGCGCCGGGCCCGGGCCGCGGCCCTGTCCATGATCCCCACCAAGACCGGTGCCGCCGCCGCCGTCTCCCTGGTCATTCCCGAGCTCAAGGGCAGGTTCGACGGCCTGGCGGTGCGGGTGCCCACCCCCAACGTCTCCCTGGTGGATGCGGTCATGGAGGTGGAAAAGGAGACCACGGTGCCGGAGGTCAACGGCGCCCTGAAGGCCGCGGCCAACCGCTACCTGGGCTTCTCCGAGAAGCCTCTGGTCTCCATCGATTTCCAGGGCGACCCCCACTCGTCGGTGGTGGACGCCGACTCCACCAAGGTCCTGGGCACCCTGGTCAAGGTGATGGCCTGGTACGACAACGAATGGGGCTACTCCAACCGGGTTCTTGACCTCATCTTGCATATGGACCGCGCCAGGGTGGTGTGAGCTCGACGCCCCTTCTGCCGGCCCGACCGCCGTTGTGGGCGGTCGGGCCGGCCTTCATTCTGCCATGCGACCCGAGCCTGCTGCCCCTGAGATCGACTCCGACGCCCTCCGGGCCAACCTTCTCGAGACCGCCGTCACCGGGGTGACCATCGACCCGGAGCTCCTGGTGCTCCGGGAGATCGTCGCCCCCTTCCGCGGCATCCAGAAGGCCCTGGACCACCTGCTCTACGAGCTGGCGCACCCGTTCCGCAACTGGCGGCTCCTCATGCCGGAGCTGCGGGCCTTTGCCCTCAAACAGCTGGGTCACTACCTGGCCGACCCCCGGGGCGCCGCGGCCTGCGACCGCTTCGTGTCGTTGTTCTTCCAGGCCGTGGAGGAGACCGCCAAGAGCGAATCCCTCCAGGGCCAGGCGGTGGAGTCCTTCCTGGCCTACCTGGAGAAGCTTCTTTCCGAGCTGCCGGCCAGCCAGCTCACCGCCTACGCCGGCCCCCTCAACCGCGCCTTTCTGAGCCTGGCCGCCTGGCCGCCCGGGGTGCTGCGCTTCGTGGTCCAGGGCCACCATCCGGTGAAACGCCTGGGCAGCCGGCTGGTGGCCGCGGGCAGCCAGGCCCCCGGCTTCGCTCTCGCGCCCCTGGCCGCCCTCATCACCCGGGTCTTGCGGGAAACCTACGGCTATTGGCTGTCCGAGGAGGACCCCCTGCCCTGGTTCCTGGCCGAGTGCGGCGAGCTGTGCTCCGGCTGGGAGGCCGGCCGGCTTTTTGCCGCCATCTCCCACCAGGAGCTCCGTGGCCATCTGGCACGGGTCGAGACCCTGGCCGCCGAGCCAGACGCCTCCCGCCGTCTGACCGCCCTCCTGGAGCTGCCCTTCCACATGGACCTGGTGCGGCTCTACAAGGAGGTGCCGGACCGGCTGACGGTGCCGGAGGCCAGCGACCGCTTTGCCGAGAACCGCAAGCTCCTCTTTCTGTTCCGGATCATGGAGACCCGGGGGCTCGCCCTCATCCACGAGGAGACCCTGCGGGAGATCAACCGCTCCCTGGTCCAGCTCATCCGCCAACAGAGCTTCGACGACATCAAGGCCTTCCTGATCCGCACCTTCGAGCTCCTGAAGGCTAATGTCCGGAACTACCCCCACACCTCGCTCCAGTGCATCCAGGTCCTGGGCACCGAGGTCTTCCGCCGGGGCAACAGCCGGCTGGTGGAGGCCTTCCTGTGGGAGGCGGCCCGCTTCGGCTTCCAGTACCCCAACGTCTCCGGCGTCGACCGGGACTGGCAGCCCCTGGCCAACCCGGCCCATCTGGCCAACATCCGGGTCTGGCTCAGCCTCATCATGCAGGAGCCCAAATGGTGCTCCACCGTGCTCTCCGCCCTGGTCATCAACCTGCGCCTGGCCGGCACCTGCATCAAGGATACCGATCTCTTCCAGCGGGACGTCACCCGGCTCCTCAACCATCCCATCGAGCCGGTCTACAACCTGGTGAAGCAGTTCGCCAAGCAGCTGCCGGTGTTCTTCAACGAAATCGGCGCCGAGGGCCTGTTGCGGGATGTGTCCACCGAGATCGATGAGATCCACCAGCGCAAGGACATCCTCATCCACTTCCTGCGCAAGCAGAGCCACGTGGAAAGCTCGAATCTCATCGCCGACTTCGTGCGGGCCATCTTCCGCTTCTGGCAGACCCGGGACCGGCAGGTGCTGGCACCGTATCTGCCGTTGGAGGTGCTGGCCGGGGTGGAGCCGTCCGGCCCCTACGTGGACGGGGTCGCCGCCCTGACCGAGCGGGTCTTTTCCCTGCCCCATATCAGCGGCGTGGACGACCTCCTGACCTGGGACGACCACCGTCTGGAGGCCTTTCTGGCCGGCCAGACCGATCTGCCGGTCAACGAGGTCCGGCGCTTCCGGCTTTTGCTGCGGATGTTCAAGCTCCTCAACCAGAAGTACAACCTGGGCTTCCAGGAGCTGCGCTACCAGCTCCAGCAGGCGGCGGCCGGCGACTTCCCCGAGATGCAGGAGCTTCTGGCCGATCTCGAGATCTGCGACACCTTCACCTGCCTGGAGGCCCTCCTGGAGCGGCTGGAGCGCCTCAAAGAGATCATCCTTGCGCCGCAGCATTTCGAGGCCACGGAGGACATCTACCACAAGCGCCACATCGCGGCCGACATCCCCTCGGTATACGGCCGTTACCGGGAGCGCAAGTTCGATGCCCTGGGGCTCACCTTCCGGCTGGAGAACCTGGCCAACGTCTACCTCGAACGGCTGCCAGCCACGGTCAATTTGTCTTTCATTACCCGGGCCACCTTCAGCCGGATCATCACCTGCATCAAGATCTACTTCCGGAGCTTGCGCATCGACGGCATCACGAGCCGTCGTCTGGAGACCCAGCTGTCGCTCCTGGAGAACTCCCTGGGCATCAAGCGCTTTTCCTACACCCAGTATCTGGACATCTTCCGGGGCCTGTCGGAAGGGGTGAAGGATGTCATCTACGCCTACTACACCAATATCCACCGCAACAACCTGTCCATCATCGTGCCGCAGCTCTCCGCCGACACCCTGCTGCCCAAGCTGCACGGCCTGTGGGCCGACGACGATCCGGCCGGCAATTTGCACCGGCTGTCCGAGTTCTTCCTCCGGGACCTCATTGCCGGCACCTTCGGTCTCCAGCATCTGGACAACTTCATCACCCGCATCTACCAGACCCTGGAGAGCCAGAAGGAGGTCTTGGACGAGCGCATGCTCGATCTGCTCATGACCTATGACCCGGAGAAGGCCATCAGCCACCTCCACCACAAGAACCCCCGCACCGACGACCTCATCCACCTCGGCAACAAGGGCTTCAACCTGTCGATCCTGGCCGACGCCGGCAAGCCGGTGCCCCCGGGCTTCATCATCACCACCGAGGTCTTCCGCTGCCGGCCGGTGATCGGCGAGTTCTTCCAGGCCCGGGATGAGCTGATGGGTCAGATCCGCCACGGGATCAGCGAGCTGGAGCGGGCGACCGGCCGGACCTACGGCGACCCGGAAAACCCTCTGCTGCTCTCGGTGCGCTCCGGTGCCGCCATCTCCATGCCCGGCATGATGGGCACCATCCATTTCGTGGGCACCAACCAGGACCTGGTGGAGGAGTTCGCCGAGGCGTCCGGGGAGGCCTTCTTCGCCTGGGACAACTACCGCCGCTTCCTGCAGTCCTGGGCCATGACCCACGGCCTGGGCCGGGACACCTTCCAGGCCCTCATGGACGATGCCAAGACCCGGCACCGGGTGCGGCTGAAAAGGGAGTTCTCGCCGGCCCAGATGCGGGAGCTGGCCCTGGAGTACCAGAAGGCGGTGCGGGCCATCGGCCTCGGCATCCCGGACGACCCCTGGCTGCAGCTGGTAGCCGCCATCGACATGGTGCTCAATTCCTGGAGCGCCAAGAAGACCGTGGAGTACCGCCATCTCATGGACGTCTCCGATGCCTGGGGCACGGCGGTGATCATCCAGGCGATGGTCTACGGCAACCGGACCCCGGACTCCGGGGCCGGGGTGCTGTTCACCGCCCATCCCTACCGCAAGGTCAGCCGGGTCGCCCTGTGGGGGGACTACGCCGCCGGTGACCACGGGGAGGACATCGTCTCGGGCCTGGTGGCCACTGATCCCATCTCCATTGAGCAGACCGAGATCGACGGCCGGGACCCGGCCCAGTCCCTGGAGGCCCGCTTCCCGGAGATCTACCAGGCCCTGCTGTCGCTCAGCCGGGAGCTGGTCTACGAGAAGCGCTGGGGCGCCCAGGAGATCGAGTTCACCTTCGAGGGGCCGAGCGCGGACGACCTGTTCATCCTCCAGACCCGGGACATGATCACCATCAAGAAGGAGAGCTTCGATGTCTTCGTGGAGACGCCGGCCTTGGCCGGCAGCCTTCTGGGCAAAGGCCTCGGGGTGAGCGGCGGCGCGCTGTCCGGCCGGGCGGTCTTTTCCGCCGCCAACATCCAGGCCCTCCGGCGCCAGGATGCGAGCACCCCCCTCATCCTCATCCGCAAGGATACCGTGCCCGAGGACGTCAAGGTCATCGCCATGGCGGACGGCCTGCTCACCGCCCGGGGCGGCCAGACCTCCCACGCCTCGGTGGTGGCCTCCCGCCTGGACAAGACCTGCGTCGTCGGGGTCAACTCCCTCAAGGTCATGGAGAGCCTCAACCTGTGCGAGATCAACGGCCACACCGTGCGCTTCGGCGACGAGGTGAGCATCGACGGCCGCCGGGGTCTCTTCCTGCGCGGCTGCCACGAGGTGAAAAAGGAGGTCCACATCGTGCCGGTCTAGGCCAGTCCGGCCCGCCGGCTCCCGGTGGTCGCCCGACCGCCGGCCGGGGAAACACTGGACAACGACCCGCCAGGCCGGTATAGTTCCGGGTTCTCATCGATGACCTCATGCTGGCGGCCGGACCGCCAGCCGATCCTGCAC is a window encoding:
- a CDS encoding PEP/pyruvate-binding domain-containing protein, giving the protein MRPEPAAPEIDSDALRANLLETAVTGVTIDPELLVLREIVAPFRGIQKALDHLLYELAHPFRNWRLLMPELRAFALKQLGHYLADPRGAAACDRFVSLFFQAVEETAKSESLQGQAVESFLAYLEKLLSELPASQLTAYAGPLNRAFLSLAAWPPGVLRFVVQGHHPVKRLGSRLVAAGSQAPGFALAPLAALITRVLRETYGYWLSEEDPLPWFLAECGELCSGWEAGRLFAAISHQELRGHLARVETLAAEPDASRRLTALLELPFHMDLVRLYKEVPDRLTVPEASDRFAENRKLLFLFRIMETRGLALIHEETLREINRSLVQLIRQQSFDDIKAFLIRTFELLKANVRNYPHTSLQCIQVLGTEVFRRGNSRLVEAFLWEAARFGFQYPNVSGVDRDWQPLANPAHLANIRVWLSLIMQEPKWCSTVLSALVINLRLAGTCIKDTDLFQRDVTRLLNHPIEPVYNLVKQFAKQLPVFFNEIGAEGLLRDVSTEIDEIHQRKDILIHFLRKQSHVESSNLIADFVRAIFRFWQTRDRQVLAPYLPLEVLAGVEPSGPYVDGVAALTERVFSLPHISGVDDLLTWDDHRLEAFLAGQTDLPVNEVRRFRLLLRMFKLLNQKYNLGFQELRYQLQQAAAGDFPEMQELLADLEICDTFTCLEALLERLERLKEIILAPQHFEATEDIYHKRHIAADIPSVYGRYRERKFDALGLTFRLENLANVYLERLPATVNLSFITRATFSRIITCIKIYFRSLRIDGITSRRLETQLSLLENSLGIKRFSYTQYLDIFRGLSEGVKDVIYAYYTNIHRNNLSIIVPQLSADTLLPKLHGLWADDDPAGNLHRLSEFFLRDLIAGTFGLQHLDNFITRIYQTLESQKEVLDERMLDLLMTYDPEKAISHLHHKNPRTDDLIHLGNKGFNLSILADAGKPVPPGFIITTEVFRCRPVIGEFFQARDELMGQIRHGISELERATGRTYGDPENPLLLSVRSGAAISMPGMMGTIHFVGTNQDLVEEFAEASGEAFFAWDNYRRFLQSWAMTHGLGRDTFQALMDDAKTRHRVRLKREFSPAQMRELALEYQKAVRAIGLGIPDDPWLQLVAAIDMVLNSWSAKKTVEYRHLMDVSDAWGTAVIIQAMVYGNRTPDSGAGVLFTAHPYRKVSRVALWGDYAAGDHGEDIVSGLVATDPISIEQTEIDGRDPAQSLEARFPEIYQALLSLSRELVYEKRWGAQEIEFTFEGPSADDLFILQTRDMITIKKESFDVFVETPALAGSLLGKGLGVSGGALSGRAVFSAANIQALRRQDASTPLILIRKDTVPEDVKVIAMADGLLTARGGQTSHASVVASRLDKTCVVGVNSLKVMESLNLCEINGHTVRFGDEVSIDGRRGLFLRGCHEVKKEVHIVPV
- a CDS encoding cytochrome c3 family protein; translated protein: MKRKSALAIAGAVWLLCGPAQAQVSGVCSNCHTMHNSQNAQPVSDRGDVAFDPGDVDNYQVVNLLVNACIGCHSSAGTDTIVNVGSTRIPIVYNTVEPSHPLAAGNFFYVENRGDEFGHNVRSEDSHLTQAPGNTVYGCGFEGCHFSLASIRYGPGPTPLFNPVIGNGCIGCHNPAHHANDRQLVLAGGAKYVDESGGGYRFLNKAGANFWDIPPHNNPGVAGIEDPDWEFAPAAASHNEYQDNPKPFAPGAYGGRPEGISDFCSGCHIDFHSWPAGGSPNGTTSPWLRHPAGVTLRADGEYAGYTTYDPAVPVARKDHTTLSSAAGPSQAVTPGEDKVMCLSCHRAHASPHKDMLRWEYSDMAIDSGRTHGCFRCHTTKN
- the gap gene encoding type I glyceraldehyde-3-phosphate dehydrogenase — protein: MTIRIGINGFGRIGRNILRAIDTDQAFSGCEVVAINDLTDNATLAHLLQYDSVMGIFRRTVESDDRGLVVDGRHIAVSNQKEPAAIPWGSLGVEYVVEATGRFTDAATAKAHLEAGARKVVISAPAKGEVKTIVMGVNEDEYDPVSHHIVSNASCTTNCLAPLARVILDNFGIRRGLMTTVHAYTNDQRILDFPHKDLRRARAAALSMIPTKTGAAAAVSLVIPELKGRFDGLAVRVPTPNVSLVDAVMEVEKETTVPEVNGALKAAANRYLGFSEKPLVSIDFQGDPHSSVVDADSTKVLGTLVKVMAWYDNEWGYSNRVLDLILHMDRARVV